A window from Sphingopyxis alaskensis RB2256 encodes these proteins:
- the pspB gene encoding envelope stress response membrane protein PspB: MEEVIIVPIVIGTLFLGLPWLILHYITKWKQAKTLTGEDEQLLDELYDTARRLENRLHTVERIISADHPDFRPAVRSDEELAQLENINRRN; encoded by the coding sequence ATGGAAGAAGTCATCATCGTCCCGATCGTCATCGGAACGCTCTTCCTCGGTCTGCCCTGGCTGATCCTCCACTATATCACCAAGTGGAAACAGGCCAAGACGCTGACCGGAGAAGATGAACAGCTGCTCGACGAACTTTACGATACGGCCAGACGGCTCGAGAATCGTCTACATACCGTCGAACGGATTATCAGCGCCGACCATCCCGACTTCCGCCCCGCGGTACGCAGCGATGAAGAGCTGGCGCAGCTTGAAAACATAAACCGGAGGAACTGA
- the pspC gene encoding envelope stress response membrane protein PspC: MSASRTKFYLDKQNAKWSGVCSGIADYSGIDVLWVRVGAVLLTLMGGFPWTLIAYWMVAWMGSPKPFALYGSQEEAKFWQGVRSNPAASTRDIKSRFRDIDRRLADIELYYTSHNRRLADEIESLR, encoded by the coding sequence ATGTCTGCCAGCCGCACCAAATTCTACCTCGACAAACAGAACGCCAAATGGAGCGGCGTATGTTCGGGAATCGCGGACTATAGCGGGATCGACGTGCTCTGGGTTCGCGTCGGCGCCGTGCTGCTCACCCTGATGGGCGGCTTTCCCTGGACGTTGATCGCTTACTGGATGGTCGCCTGGATGGGATCGCCCAAGCCTTTCGCGCTATACGGATCGCAGGAAGAAGCCAAGTTCTGGCAAGGGGTGCGCAGCAACCCCGCCGCGTCGACCCGCGACATCAAGTCGCGCTTTCGCGACATCGATCGCCGGCTTGCCGACATCGAACTTTACTACACCAGTCACAACCGTCGGCTCGCCGACGAGATTGAAAGCCTGCGCTGA
- a CDS encoding SufE family protein — MRSLSDIFEEYEFLDGDDRYRLLIELGRELEPMPDALKTDATLVRGCSASVWVYPVPRDDGRLHFLADSNAAITKGIVALVLAAVQDKPAAEVADMDVAAALAPFDLTRQLSSNRTQGVPNMIALVRDTARRLAAG, encoded by the coding sequence ATGCGCAGCCTTTCCGACATTTTCGAAGAATATGAGTTTCTCGACGGTGACGACCGCTATCGCCTGCTGATCGAACTCGGCCGCGAACTGGAGCCGATGCCCGATGCGCTCAAGACCGACGCGACGCTGGTGCGCGGCTGTTCGGCGAGCGTGTGGGTCTATCCGGTACCGCGGGACGACGGCCGCCTGCATTTCCTTGCCGACAGCAATGCCGCGATCACCAAGGGCATCGTCGCGCTCGTCCTCGCCGCGGTGCAGGACAAGCCCGCGGCCGAGGTCGCCGACATGGACGTCGCCGCCGCGCTCGCGCCCTTCGACCTGACGCGCCAGCTTTCGTCGAACCGCACGCAGGGCGTGCCCAACATGATCGCGCTCGTCCGGGACACCGCCCGCCGCCTCGCCGCGGGCTGA
- a CDS encoding M20/M25/M40 family metallo-hydrolase, producing MRNLSLPLALAAALVAAAPAHAKPADAAAAKQILKDSIAIPTVKGRGKVPELAAYYAGVLKAAGYADADIEITPMGETATLAVTLRGTTDKKPILLLGHMDVVEADPKDWTRDPFLPVEEEGYIFGRGSEDNKFDIAMMVATMAQLKRDGFKPKRSIILLLTGDEETEMATTRALAAKYRNAEFALNGDGGGGLIGEDGKPQYYSLQAGEKTYADFTLEVTNAGGHSSRPSPVNAIVQLADALVKVGAYRFRPQVNELTRIGLPIVADRVGGEIGAALKTFAADPTDTKAIATIRADPEYVGQIGTTCVPTLVKGGHAENALPQRATANINCRIFPGVAVEAVRSELERVIADPAVKVLTDPDASASDASPLRADVMAAVKKAVHARAPGLPIIPSMSAGATDSYHFRMNGVPSYGVAGLFSKASDSFAHGLNERVPVAAIAPALAHWDSLLRELSN from the coding sequence ATGCGCAACCTGTCCCTGCCGCTCGCCCTCGCCGCCGCGCTTGTCGCCGCCGCGCCCGCCCACGCCAAACCCGCCGACGCCGCAGCCGCGAAGCAGATATTGAAGGACAGCATCGCGATCCCGACGGTCAAGGGCCGCGGCAAGGTGCCCGAACTTGCCGCCTATTACGCCGGGGTGCTCAAGGCCGCGGGCTATGCCGACGCCGACATCGAAATCACCCCGATGGGCGAGACGGCGACGCTGGCGGTCACGCTGCGCGGCACGACCGACAAAAAACCCATCCTGCTGCTCGGTCATATGGATGTCGTCGAGGCTGACCCGAAGGACTGGACGCGCGATCCCTTCCTGCCGGTCGAGGAGGAGGGCTATATTTTCGGGCGCGGGTCGGAAGACAACAAGTTCGACATCGCGATGATGGTCGCGACGATGGCGCAGCTGAAGCGCGACGGGTTCAAGCCGAAGCGGTCGATCATCCTGCTGCTGACGGGTGACGAGGAAACCGAAATGGCGACGACGCGTGCGCTTGCCGCCAAGTATCGCAACGCCGAGTTCGCGCTAAACGGCGACGGCGGCGGCGGGCTGATCGGCGAAGACGGCAAGCCGCAATACTACAGCCTGCAAGCGGGCGAGAAGACCTATGCCGATTTCACGCTGGAGGTGACCAATGCCGGCGGCCACAGCTCGCGCCCGTCGCCGGTCAACGCGATCGTTCAGCTTGCCGATGCCCTGGTCAAGGTCGGCGCCTATCGCTTCCGGCCGCAGGTCAACGAGCTGACCCGGATCGGCCTGCCGATCGTCGCCGATCGGGTCGGCGGCGAGATCGGGGCGGCGCTGAAGACCTTTGCCGCCGACCCGACCGATACCAAGGCGATCGCGACGATTCGCGCCGATCCCGAATATGTCGGGCAGATCGGCACCACCTGCGTGCCGACGCTGGTGAAGGGCGGGCACGCCGAAAATGCGCTGCCGCAGCGCGCGACGGCGAACATCAACTGCCGTATCTTTCCCGGCGTCGCGGTCGAGGCGGTGCGTTCCGAGCTGGAGCGCGTCATCGCCGACCCCGCGGTCAAGGTGCTGACCGATCCCGACGCAAGCGCCAGCGACGCCTCGCCGCTCCGCGCCGATGTGATGGCGGCGGTGAAGAAAGCCGTCCACGCGCGCGCGCCGGGCCTGCCGATCATCCCGTCGATGAGCGCGGGGGCGACCGACAGCTATCATTTCCGCATGAACGGCGTGCCGAGTTACGGCGTCGCCGGGCTGTTCTCGAAAGCGAGCGACAGCTTTGCCCACGGACTCAACGAGCGCGTCCCCGTCGCGGCGATTGCCCCGGCGCTCGCGCATTGGGACAGCCTGCTGCGCGAGCTTTCGAACTGA
- a CDS encoding SPFH domain-containing protein, whose amino-acid sequence MVESGAPALNRSRETRANTQSGYWMLFIWLVLLGIAVWAAITNANADVVMAWKWIVAATAAVVGTLILCGFYLINPNEAAAIQLFGAYKGTDRQEGLRWVLPWLTRKKIAVRANNVISDKIKVNDLRGNPIEMAAQVVWRVTDTAQALFDVDDYKEFVMAQIEAAVRSIGSRYPYDDIEHQEVTLRGNHEEVGAELRKALIERLTVAGITVDECGLTHLAYAPEIAGAMLRRQQAEAVIAARKKLVEGAVTMVEMALQHLSDKKVVDLDDERKAAMVSNLMVVLCGERDTQPVVNAGSLY is encoded by the coding sequence ATGGTCGAGAGTGGGGCACCGGCGCTCAATCGCAGCCGCGAAACGCGCGCCAATACGCAAAGCGGCTATTGGATGCTGTTCATCTGGCTGGTGCTGCTCGGCATCGCCGTCTGGGCGGCGATCACCAATGCCAACGCCGACGTGGTGATGGCATGGAAATGGATCGTCGCGGCCACCGCCGCGGTCGTCGGCACGCTCATCCTTTGCGGCTTTTATCTCATCAACCCCAATGAAGCCGCGGCGATCCAGCTGTTCGGCGCATATAAGGGCACCGACCGGCAGGAAGGGCTGCGCTGGGTGCTCCCCTGGCTGACGCGCAAGAAGATCGCGGTGCGCGCGAACAACGTCATTTCGGACAAGATCAAGGTCAACGACCTGCGCGGCAACCCGATCGAGATGGCGGCGCAGGTCGTGTGGCGCGTCACCGACACCGCGCAGGCGCTGTTCGACGTCGACGATTACAAGGAGTTCGTCATGGCGCAGATCGAGGCGGCGGTGCGCTCGATCGGCTCGCGCTACCCCTATGACGATATCGAACATCAGGAAGTCACGTTGCGTGGCAACCATGAAGAGGTCGGCGCCGAGCTGCGCAAGGCACTGATCGAGCGGTTGACCGTCGCGGGCATCACCGTCGACGAATGCGGCCTCACCCACCTCGCTTATGCGCCCGAGATCGCGGGGGCGATGCTCCGCCGCCAACAGGCCGAAGCGGTGATCGCCGCGCGCAAGAAGCTGGTCGAGGGCGCGGTGACGATGGTCGAAATGGCACTCCAGCACCTGTCGGACAAAAAGGTCGTCGACCTCGACGACGAGCGCAAGGCGGCGATGGTGTCGAACCTGATGGTCGTGCTGTGCGGCGAACGCGATACGCAGCCGGTCGTCAACGCCGGCTCGCTTTACTGA
- a CDS encoding class I adenylate-forming enzyme family protein, whose translation MTSLEMLDSGFATLPALVRAHAAERPDAVAAADAERRLTWSDLDRLTDRIAARLQRDGLVKGDRTAIAGLNSVEQMAVILGTLRAGGVAGLITNSATGEQMAAMIADTGARHLFLDTAAKASLDGQDIAASDLIAMDGGDAGTPLTDWIAPADAAPQPAAIGPDDGFNIIYSSGTTGTPKGIIHSHAMRWQHIQRGAPAYGPNAVTILSTPLYSNTTMASFMPTVGSGGRVVLMKKFDARGFLELAERERATNCMLVPVQYRRIMALDDFDRFDLSSFVMKYCTSAPFPAALKADVLKRWPGGLVEIYGMTEGGAAFILEAHQFPDKLHTVGKPAPGHVAKVIDEDGNELPQGSVGEIVGRSPAMMTGYNNRPDATKAMHWYDSEGQLFYRHGDIGRIDEDGFLTLMDRAKDMIISGGFNIFPSDLEAILLADERVVEAAVVGMPSEEWGETPVAFVVLKPGADAESVRETCNAKVGKTQRLSAIRQVDELPRSPIGKVLKRELRDAHGG comes from the coding sequence ATGACCAGTCTCGAAATGCTCGACAGCGGCTTTGCCACCCTGCCCGCCCTTGTCCGCGCGCACGCCGCGGAACGTCCCGATGCCGTAGCGGCGGCCGACGCAGAACGACGGCTCACCTGGTCCGACCTCGATCGATTGACCGACCGAATCGCCGCGCGCCTGCAACGGGACGGTTTGGTCAAGGGCGACCGCACGGCGATCGCGGGCCTGAACAGCGTCGAGCAGATGGCGGTGATCCTTGGCACGCTGCGCGCCGGCGGGGTTGCGGGGCTGATCACCAACAGCGCGACGGGCGAACAGATGGCGGCGATGATCGCCGACACCGGGGCGCGCCACCTGTTCCTCGACACGGCGGCGAAGGCGAGCCTCGACGGGCAGGACATCGCCGCGAGCGACCTGATCGCGATGGACGGCGGCGACGCGGGCACGCCGCTGACCGACTGGATTGCGCCCGCAGACGCCGCGCCGCAGCCCGCCGCGATCGGCCCCGACGACGGTTTCAACATCATCTATTCATCGGGCACCACCGGCACGCCGAAAGGCATCATCCACAGCCATGCAATGCGCTGGCAGCATATCCAGCGCGGCGCGCCCGCCTATGGCCCGAACGCAGTGACGATCCTGTCGACGCCGCTCTATTCGAACACGACGATGGCCAGTTTCATGCCAACCGTCGGATCGGGCGGACGGGTCGTCCTGATGAAAAAGTTCGACGCGCGCGGCTTCCTCGAACTGGCGGAGCGCGAGCGCGCGACCAACTGCATGCTCGTGCCGGTGCAATATCGCCGCATCATGGCGCTCGACGATTTCGACCGCTTCGACCTTTCGAGCTTCGTGATGAAATACTGCACCTCGGCGCCTTTTCCAGCGGCGCTCAAGGCCGATGTGCTGAAACGCTGGCCGGGTGGGCTGGTCGAGATTTACGGCATGACCGAAGGCGGCGCGGCCTTCATCCTCGAAGCGCATCAGTTCCCTGACAAGCTGCACACCGTCGGCAAACCCGCGCCGGGCCATGTCGCCAAGGTGATCGACGAGGACGGCAACGAACTGCCGCAAGGGTCGGTGGGGGAGATTGTCGGCCGTTCACCCGCAATGATGACCGGGTACAACAACCGCCCCGACGCGACGAAGGCGATGCACTGGTACGACAGCGAGGGACAGCTCTTCTATCGCCATGGCGATATCGGGCGGATCGACGAGGACGGTTTCCTGACGCTGATGGACCGCGCGAAGGACATGATCATTTCGGGTGGCTTCAACATCTTTCCGAGCGACCTTGAGGCCATTTTGCTCGCCGACGAGCGCGTCGTCGAGGCGGCCGTGGTCGGGATGCCCAGCGAGGAATGGGGCGAAACCCCCGTCGCCTTCGTCGTGCTGAAACCCGGCGCCGATGCCGAAAGCGTGCGCGAGACGTGCAACGCCAAGGTCGGCAAGACGCAGCGGCTGAGCGCGATCAGGCAAGTCGACGAACTGCCGCGCAGTCCCATCGGCAAGGTACTGAAACGCGAACTGCGCGACGCGCATGGCGGATAG